One segment of Carya illinoinensis cultivar Pawnee chromosome 1, C.illinoinensisPawnee_v1, whole genome shotgun sequence DNA contains the following:
- the LOC122282273 gene encoding probable CoA ligase CCL8 isoform X1 — protein sequence MLNMFGHILTMLFLLYHSIKFLVQMEVFKEVSRQGGASRDRVAIRANKQSYSYIQLISSAFEISNILSSSDLISTSKESKREKPSLSVDGVGGPGDLGGARIGIVAKPSAEFVAGMLGTWLSGGVAVPLAVSYPEAELLHVMNDSDVSMVLSTEDHHEFLQEVASKCAARHSLIPPVLSISSQKSAHDHSKPGGIDERGILQRNIETSSEDPALIIYTSGTTGKPKGVVHTHRSITAQVQTLAEAWEYTSADQFLHCLPLHHVHGLFNALLAPLYAGSTVEFMPKFSVRGIWQRWRESYPIEGTKADDAITVFTGVPTMYTRLIQGYEAMDPDLQAASASAARQMRLMMCGSSALPHPVMQRWETITEHRLLERYGMTEFIMAISNPLEGIRKAGTVGKPFPGVQVKILAEDENQDDTDGVGELCVKSPSLFKGYWKLPEETRESFTDGDFFRTGDAGKVDADGYYIILGRTSADIMKVGGYKLSGLEIESAILEHPVVAECCVLGLPDKDYGEAVCAIIVPNADVKRKREEDLEPAITLEELCSWAKEKLAPYKLPTRLFLWDSLPHNAMGKVNKKELKKVLAAEQ from the exons ATGCTAAATATGTTTGGACACATCCTAACAATGCTCTTTCTTCTCTATCACAGCATCAAATTTCTGGTACAAATGGAGGTGTTCAAAGAAGTTTCTAGGCAGGGGGGTGCCTCTCGTGACAGAGTTGCTATTAGAGCCAATAAGCAAAGTTATAGCTACATACAGCTCATTTCATCGGCATTCGAGATATCTAATATTTTAAGCAGTAGTGACTTAATAAGT aCTTCCAAAGAGAGCAAACGGGAAAAGCCTTCTCTCTCTGTTGATGGTGTGGGGGGACCTGGAGATCTTGGTGGAGCTCGAATAGGAATTGTGGCCAAACCTTCAGCTGAGTTCGTTGCTGGAATGCTAGGGACCTGGTTGAGTGGAGGTGTTGCTGTTCCGCTTGCAGTCAGCTACCCAGAGGCTGAGCTCCTACACGTGATGAATGATTCG GATGTCTCCATGGTATTAAGTACTGAGGATCATCACGAGTTTCTGCAAGAAGTTGCTTCTAAATGTGCTGCTCGACACTCTCTTATTCCACCTGTTCTGAGCATTTCTTCACAGAAAAGTGCCCATGATCATTCAAAACCTGGAGGAATAGATGAACGTGGAATTTTGCAAAGGAATATTGAGACATCAA GTGAGGATCcagcattaattatatatacaagtgGTACAACCGGTAAACCTAAAGGAGTTGTTCACACGCACAGAAGCATCACTGCACAG GTACAAACACTCGCAGAAGCTTGGGAGTATACTTCAGCTGACCAATTTTTGCATTGCCTACCGCTACATC ATGTTCATGGGCTTTTTAATGCTCTACTAGCACCTCTCTATGCCGGGTCAACG GTTGAGTTTATGCCAAAATTTAGTGTAAGGGGAATTTGGCAGAGATGGCGTGAGTCATATCCAATTGAGGGGACTAAGGCTGATGACGCTATAACTGTATTTACAGGA GTTCCAACTATGTATACTCGATTGATACAAGGTTATGAAGCAATGGATCCAGACTTACAAGCTGCTTCTGCCTCTGCAGCAAGACAGATGAGACTAATG ATGTGTGGCTCCTCGGCACTCCCTCATCCTGTCATGCAACGATGGGAAACTATCACGGAGCATCGCCTTTTGGAACGATATGGCATGACTGAA TTCATCATGGCAATATCAAATCCATTGGAAGGTATTCGGAAGGCCGGGACTGTTGGGAAACCATTTCCTGGTGTGCAG GTGAAGATTCTAGCAGAAGATGAGAATCAAGATGACACAGATGGGGTGGGTGAGCTTTGTGTTAAAAGCCCTTCATTGTTTAAGGGATATTGGAAACTTCCAGAG GAAACTAGGGAATCATTTACTGATGGTGACTTCTTCAGAACTGGGGATGCTGGTAAAGTGGATGCGGATGGATACTACATCATTTTGGGAC GTACAAGTGCTGATATTATGAAGGTTGGTGGATACAAATTATCTGGATTAGAGATTGAATCGGCTATCTTGGAG CATCCAGTTGTTGCAGAATGTTGTGTGTTGGGGTTACCAGACAAAGATTATGGAGAAGCTGTTTGTGCGATTATTGTGCCTAATGCAGACGTTAAGAGAAAAAGGGAGGAAGATTTGGAGCCTGCTATAACGTTGGAAGAACTCTGCTCTTGGGCTAAAGAAAAACTTGCACCGTACAAG CTACCAACCCGATTGTTTCTCTGGGACTCGCTGCCTCATAATGCTATGGGAAAG GTGAATAAgaaagaattgaagaaagtgCTGGCTGCTGAACAGTAA
- the LOC122282273 gene encoding probable CoA ligase CCL8 isoform X3, with translation MEVFKEVSRQGGASRDRVAIRANKQSYSYIQLISSAFEISNILSSSDLISTSKESKREKPSLSVDGVGGPGDLGGARIGIVAKPSAEFVAGMLGTWLSGGVAVPLAVSYPEAELLHVMNDSDVSMVLSTEDHHEFLQEVASKCAARHSLIPPVLSISSQKSAHDHSKPGGIDERGILQRNIETSSEDPALIIYTSGTTGKPKGVVHTHRSITAQVQTLAEAWEYTSADQFLHCLPLHHVHGLFNALLAPLYAGSTVEFMPKFSVRGIWQRWRESYPIEGTKADDAITVFTGVPTMYTRLIQGYEAMDPDLQAASASAARQMRLMMCGSSALPHPVMQRWETITEHRLLERYGMTEFIMAISNPLEGIRKAGTVGKPFPGVQVKILAEDENQDDTDGVGELCVKSPSLFKGYWKLPEETRESFTDGDFFRTGDAGKVDADGYYIILGRTSADIMKVGGYKLSGLEIESAILEHPVVAECCVLGLPDKDYGEAVCAIIVPNADVKRKREEDLEPAITLEELCSWAKEKLAPYKLPTRLFLWDSLPHNAMGKVNKKELKKVLAAEQ, from the exons ATGGAGGTGTTCAAAGAAGTTTCTAGGCAGGGGGGTGCCTCTCGTGACAGAGTTGCTATTAGAGCCAATAAGCAAAGTTATAGCTACATACAGCTCATTTCATCGGCATTCGAGATATCTAATATTTTAAGCAGTAGTGACTTAATAAGT aCTTCCAAAGAGAGCAAACGGGAAAAGCCTTCTCTCTCTGTTGATGGTGTGGGGGGACCTGGAGATCTTGGTGGAGCTCGAATAGGAATTGTGGCCAAACCTTCAGCTGAGTTCGTTGCTGGAATGCTAGGGACCTGGTTGAGTGGAGGTGTTGCTGTTCCGCTTGCAGTCAGCTACCCAGAGGCTGAGCTCCTACACGTGATGAATGATTCG GATGTCTCCATGGTATTAAGTACTGAGGATCATCACGAGTTTCTGCAAGAAGTTGCTTCTAAATGTGCTGCTCGACACTCTCTTATTCCACCTGTTCTGAGCATTTCTTCACAGAAAAGTGCCCATGATCATTCAAAACCTGGAGGAATAGATGAACGTGGAATTTTGCAAAGGAATATTGAGACATCAA GTGAGGATCcagcattaattatatatacaagtgGTACAACCGGTAAACCTAAAGGAGTTGTTCACACGCACAGAAGCATCACTGCACAG GTACAAACACTCGCAGAAGCTTGGGAGTATACTTCAGCTGACCAATTTTTGCATTGCCTACCGCTACATC ATGTTCATGGGCTTTTTAATGCTCTACTAGCACCTCTCTATGCCGGGTCAACG GTTGAGTTTATGCCAAAATTTAGTGTAAGGGGAATTTGGCAGAGATGGCGTGAGTCATATCCAATTGAGGGGACTAAGGCTGATGACGCTATAACTGTATTTACAGGA GTTCCAACTATGTATACTCGATTGATACAAGGTTATGAAGCAATGGATCCAGACTTACAAGCTGCTTCTGCCTCTGCAGCAAGACAGATGAGACTAATG ATGTGTGGCTCCTCGGCACTCCCTCATCCTGTCATGCAACGATGGGAAACTATCACGGAGCATCGCCTTTTGGAACGATATGGCATGACTGAA TTCATCATGGCAATATCAAATCCATTGGAAGGTATTCGGAAGGCCGGGACTGTTGGGAAACCATTTCCTGGTGTGCAG GTGAAGATTCTAGCAGAAGATGAGAATCAAGATGACACAGATGGGGTGGGTGAGCTTTGTGTTAAAAGCCCTTCATTGTTTAAGGGATATTGGAAACTTCCAGAG GAAACTAGGGAATCATTTACTGATGGTGACTTCTTCAGAACTGGGGATGCTGGTAAAGTGGATGCGGATGGATACTACATCATTTTGGGAC GTACAAGTGCTGATATTATGAAGGTTGGTGGATACAAATTATCTGGATTAGAGATTGAATCGGCTATCTTGGAG CATCCAGTTGTTGCAGAATGTTGTGTGTTGGGGTTACCAGACAAAGATTATGGAGAAGCTGTTTGTGCGATTATTGTGCCTAATGCAGACGTTAAGAGAAAAAGGGAGGAAGATTTGGAGCCTGCTATAACGTTGGAAGAACTCTGCTCTTGGGCTAAAGAAAAACTTGCACCGTACAAG CTACCAACCCGATTGTTTCTCTGGGACTCGCTGCCTCATAATGCTATGGGAAAG GTGAATAAgaaagaattgaagaaagtgCTGGCTGCTGAACAGTAA
- the LOC122282273 gene encoding probable CoA ligase CCL8 isoform X2 — MYPYVIKFLVQMEVFKEVSRQGGASRDRVAIRANKQSYSYIQLISSAFEISNILSSSDLISTSKESKREKPSLSVDGVGGPGDLGGARIGIVAKPSAEFVAGMLGTWLSGGVAVPLAVSYPEAELLHVMNDSDVSMVLSTEDHHEFLQEVASKCAARHSLIPPVLSISSQKSAHDHSKPGGIDERGILQRNIETSSEDPALIIYTSGTTGKPKGVVHTHRSITAQVQTLAEAWEYTSADQFLHCLPLHHVHGLFNALLAPLYAGSTVEFMPKFSVRGIWQRWRESYPIEGTKADDAITVFTGVPTMYTRLIQGYEAMDPDLQAASASAARQMRLMMCGSSALPHPVMQRWETITEHRLLERYGMTEFIMAISNPLEGIRKAGTVGKPFPGVQVKILAEDENQDDTDGVGELCVKSPSLFKGYWKLPEETRESFTDGDFFRTGDAGKVDADGYYIILGRTSADIMKVGGYKLSGLEIESAILEHPVVAECCVLGLPDKDYGEAVCAIIVPNADVKRKREEDLEPAITLEELCSWAKEKLAPYKLPTRLFLWDSLPHNAMGKVNKKELKKVLAAEQ; from the exons ATGTATccatatgt CATCAAATTTCTGGTACAAATGGAGGTGTTCAAAGAAGTTTCTAGGCAGGGGGGTGCCTCTCGTGACAGAGTTGCTATTAGAGCCAATAAGCAAAGTTATAGCTACATACAGCTCATTTCATCGGCATTCGAGATATCTAATATTTTAAGCAGTAGTGACTTAATAAGT aCTTCCAAAGAGAGCAAACGGGAAAAGCCTTCTCTCTCTGTTGATGGTGTGGGGGGACCTGGAGATCTTGGTGGAGCTCGAATAGGAATTGTGGCCAAACCTTCAGCTGAGTTCGTTGCTGGAATGCTAGGGACCTGGTTGAGTGGAGGTGTTGCTGTTCCGCTTGCAGTCAGCTACCCAGAGGCTGAGCTCCTACACGTGATGAATGATTCG GATGTCTCCATGGTATTAAGTACTGAGGATCATCACGAGTTTCTGCAAGAAGTTGCTTCTAAATGTGCTGCTCGACACTCTCTTATTCCACCTGTTCTGAGCATTTCTTCACAGAAAAGTGCCCATGATCATTCAAAACCTGGAGGAATAGATGAACGTGGAATTTTGCAAAGGAATATTGAGACATCAA GTGAGGATCcagcattaattatatatacaagtgGTACAACCGGTAAACCTAAAGGAGTTGTTCACACGCACAGAAGCATCACTGCACAG GTACAAACACTCGCAGAAGCTTGGGAGTATACTTCAGCTGACCAATTTTTGCATTGCCTACCGCTACATC ATGTTCATGGGCTTTTTAATGCTCTACTAGCACCTCTCTATGCCGGGTCAACG GTTGAGTTTATGCCAAAATTTAGTGTAAGGGGAATTTGGCAGAGATGGCGTGAGTCATATCCAATTGAGGGGACTAAGGCTGATGACGCTATAACTGTATTTACAGGA GTTCCAACTATGTATACTCGATTGATACAAGGTTATGAAGCAATGGATCCAGACTTACAAGCTGCTTCTGCCTCTGCAGCAAGACAGATGAGACTAATG ATGTGTGGCTCCTCGGCACTCCCTCATCCTGTCATGCAACGATGGGAAACTATCACGGAGCATCGCCTTTTGGAACGATATGGCATGACTGAA TTCATCATGGCAATATCAAATCCATTGGAAGGTATTCGGAAGGCCGGGACTGTTGGGAAACCATTTCCTGGTGTGCAG GTGAAGATTCTAGCAGAAGATGAGAATCAAGATGACACAGATGGGGTGGGTGAGCTTTGTGTTAAAAGCCCTTCATTGTTTAAGGGATATTGGAAACTTCCAGAG GAAACTAGGGAATCATTTACTGATGGTGACTTCTTCAGAACTGGGGATGCTGGTAAAGTGGATGCGGATGGATACTACATCATTTTGGGAC GTACAAGTGCTGATATTATGAAGGTTGGTGGATACAAATTATCTGGATTAGAGATTGAATCGGCTATCTTGGAG CATCCAGTTGTTGCAGAATGTTGTGTGTTGGGGTTACCAGACAAAGATTATGGAGAAGCTGTTTGTGCGATTATTGTGCCTAATGCAGACGTTAAGAGAAAAAGGGAGGAAGATTTGGAGCCTGCTATAACGTTGGAAGAACTCTGCTCTTGGGCTAAAGAAAAACTTGCACCGTACAAG CTACCAACCCGATTGTTTCTCTGGGACTCGCTGCCTCATAATGCTATGGGAAAG GTGAATAAgaaagaattgaagaaagtgCTGGCTGCTGAACAGTAA